A portion of the Glycine max cultivar Williams 82 chromosome 10, Glycine_max_v4.0, whole genome shotgun sequence genome contains these proteins:
- the LOC100789475 gene encoding UDP-N-acetylglucosamine--dolichyl-phosphate N-acetylglucosaminephosphotransferase — MGARKRLSSSEPHSSSPATKENTTTTKPEQKPTTTDPPIAPPKWGLLLKLSLFFLLPYSYLLFRYYPIEPELRRSILINAGMSLAGLFVTVKMIPVASRYVQKRNLFGYDINKKGTPQGTVKVPESLGIVVGIVFLVVAILFQYFNFTSDSNWLVEYNAALACICFMTLLGFVDDVLDVPWRVKLLLPSIAALPLLMAYAGHTTIVIPKPLVPHIGIEVLDLGWMYKLYMGLLAVFCTNSINIHAGINGLEVGQTVVIASAILIHNIMQIGASTDPEYKQAHAFSIYLAQPLLATSLALLSYNWYPSSVFVGDTYTYFAGMTMAVIGILGHFSETLLIFFLPQVLNFLLSLPQLSGYIPCPRHRLPRFDPQTGLLTGTNDGTLVNFFLRNLGQKSEKTLCIYLLAFQAIACCFCFLLRYFLAGWYK, encoded by the exons atgggaGCACGAAAGAGACTCTCTTCTTCCGAGcctcattcttcttctcctgCAACAAAGGAAAACACCACAACCACCAAACCCGAACAAAAACCAACCACAACAGACCCTCCAATTGCGCCTCCTAAATGGGGTCTTCTTCTGaagctctctctcttcttcttgcTCCCTTACTCGTATCTCCTCTTCCGCTACTATCCCATCGAGCCGGAGCTCCGAAGATCGATCCTCATCAACGCTGGAATGAGCCTCGCGGGTCTCTTCGTCACGGTCAAGATGATCCCCGTCGCGTCCCGCTACGTCCAGAAGCGGAACCTCTTTGGGTATGACATCAACAAGAAGGGCACCCCTCAGGGAACTGTCAAAGT GCCTGAATCATTAGGTATAGTTGTTGGTATTGTGTTCTTGGTTGTGGCAATCTTGTTTCAGTATTTTAACTTCACATCAGATTCAAAT TGGCTTGTTGAATACAATGCAGCATTAGCGTGCATTTGTTTCATGACACTGCTAGGATTTGTCGATGATGTCCTTGATGTCCCATGGAGAGT AAAGTTACTACTCCCATCAATTGCTGCACTTCCTTTGTTAATGGCATATGCTGGACACACAACTATAGTTATACCAAAGCCACTTGTCCCACACATTGGGATTGAGGTTTTGGATCTTG GATGGATGTATAAACTATATATGGGGCTCTTGGCTGTTTTTTGCACAAATTCCATCAATATACATGCTGGAATAAATGGCCTTGAAGTTGGGCAGACAGTGGTTATTGCATCAGCT ATCCTGATACACAATATTATGCAAATTGGAGCATCAACAGATCCTGAATATAAGCAAGCACATGCATTTTCTATTTACTTAGCTCAGCCCTTGCTAGCTACCTCTTTGGCTTTACTTTCTTACAACTG GTATCCCTCTTCAGTTTTTGTTGGTGATACATATACATACTTTGCTGGGATGACTATGGCTGTGATTGGTATTTTAGGCCATTTTAG TGAAACACTCTTGATTTTCTTCCTACCTCAAGTTTTGAACTTTCTCTTGTCACTCCCCCAG CTTTCTGGCTATATTCCTTGTCCACGTCATCGACTGCCAAG GTTTGACCCTCAAACTGGACTACTGACTGGGACAAATGATGGGACACTTGTTAACTTTTTCCTAAGAAATTTAGGCCAAAAGTCTGAAAAGACACTTTGTATTTATCTTCTTGCTTTCCAG GCTATAGCGTGCTGTTTCTGTTTCTTGCTAAGGTATTTCCTTGCCGGTTGGTACAAATGA